The proteins below come from a single Campylobacter sp. CCUG 57310 genomic window:
- a CDS encoding PaaI family thioesterase, with product MSENIFDDSVQESVILPEDENPFRNELKTSPNIKLNLSGTVTALEPNHAKTNFFASSEMVADSEGLIHGGFVFSAASYAALASVNETHSVMIGAKIHFYAPTRLNEMIEFDAHAHFGESKKREVRVVGRTKDIKVFEGTFQIVVLEDHIFKIYKDNLQKQGAIRRAEEKSKEQ from the coding sequence ATGAGTGAAAATATATTTGATGACAGTGTGCAAGAAAGCGTAATACTGCCCGAGGATGAAAATCCGTTTCGCAACGAACTTAAAACATCTCCAAATATCAAGCTAAATTTAAGCGGAACAGTTACGGCGCTTGAGCCAAATCACGCTAAGACGAATTTTTTCGCTAGCAGCGAAATGGTGGCGGACAGCGAAGGGCTTATACATGGTGGATTTGTATTCTCTGCGGCTAGCTATGCGGCGCTTGCTTCCGTAAATGAAACTCACAGTGTGATGATAGGAGCTAAAATTCACTTCTATGCCCCGACTAGGCTTAACGAGATGATAGAATTTGATGCTCACGCTCACTTTGGCGAAAGCAAGAAACGTGAAGTAAGAGTAGTTGGAAGAACTAAAGATATAAAGGTTTTTGAAGGAACTTTTCAGATAGTTGTTTTAGAAGATCATATCTTTAAAATTTACAAAGATAATCTGCAAAAGCAAGGAGCTATAAGAAGAGCGGAAGAGAAGTCTAAAGAGCAATAA
- a CDS encoding tetraacyldisaccharide 4'-kinase: MFKRFVHSFAQRYFYSPDLACKLLAILLLPLSAIYFIVIWVKFKLASKKNFDIPIISIGNLTLGGSGKTPLCIAIANEFEGGFIILRGYKRASKGLKQICINGEILTDVKTSGDEAMEYAKSVKNANVIVSENRDEAINLARSLKARYVLLDDGFSKFHIKKLNILIKPSHEPYFDFVIPSGAYRYPKSFYTFADRIVQEGVDFARESEIINPSDRMVLVTAIANPARLSPFYEKCVGREFFEDHHSFTKGELEEILKRYKATSLLVTKKDFVKIEEFGLPISLITLKTTLSSDFKELIKASL; the protein is encoded by the coding sequence GTGTTTAAGAGGTTTGTGCATAGTTTTGCGCAGCGATATTTTTATAGTCCTGATTTAGCCTGCAAGCTTCTTGCGATACTGCTTTTACCTCTTAGCGCCATTTATTTTATAGTTATTTGGGTCAAATTTAAGCTTGCTTCTAAAAAAAATTTTGATATCCCGATAATAAGTATTGGAAATTTGACTCTTGGCGGAAGCGGAAAAACTCCCCTTTGTATAGCTATAGCAAACGAATTTGAGGGCGGTTTTATCATCCTTAGAGGATATAAGCGCGCCTCAAAAGGACTTAAACAAATTTGCATAAACGGCGAAATTTTAACCGATGTCAAAACAAGCGGCGATGAGGCGATGGAGTATGCAAAAAGCGTTAAAAACGCAAATGTCATCGTAAGCGAAAACCGCGATGAAGCCATAAATTTAGCTCGCAGTCTTAAAGCCAGATACGTCTTACTTGATGACGGCTTTTCTAAATTTCACATCAAAAAACTTAACATCCTCATTAAGCCCTCGCACGAGCCCTATTTTGATTTCGTCATACCAAGCGGTGCTTATAGATATCCTAAGAGCTTTTATACATTTGCAGACCGTATCGTGCAAGAAGGAGTTGATTTCGCTCGAGAAAGCGAGATTATTAACCCAAGCGATAGGATGGTTTTAGTTACCGCCATAGCAAATCCGGCAAGACTTAGCCCATTTTATGAAAAGTGTGTGGGACGAGAGTTCTTTGAAGATCATCATAGCTTTACCAAAGGCGAGCTTGAAGAGATTTTAAAGCGTTACAAAGCCACTTCGCTACTAGTTACCAAAAAAGATTTCGTAAAGATAGAGGAATTTGGCTTGCCGATATCCCTAATCACTCTTAAAACAACTCTTTCAAGCGATTTTAAAGAGCTTATCAAAGCTAGTCTCTAG
- the kdsB gene encoding 3-deoxy-manno-octulosonate cytidylyltransferase gives MIVIPARLASTRFHNKILQPINGLPMFIATAKRVQNVDEILIAVDNEEVLEIAKKYGFKAVMTSKDHQSGTDRINEAVTVLNLNKDEIIINVQADEPFIEPENIAKFKDFCEKNLEKAFMFSCYKTIDDKNADDKNLVKVVTDKDGFALYFSRSRIPFNRSECNAYKAHLGIYGYSVKALSEFCAFKPSFLEDTEKLEQLRALENGKKIAMLEVSSQSIGIDCEEDLQRALNKFLNK, from the coding sequence ATGATAGTAATACCAGCTCGCCTTGCTTCAACAAGGTTTCATAATAAAATTTTACAGCCCATCAACGGCTTGCCGATGTTTATCGCAACCGCAAAAAGAGTGCAAAACGTGGATGAAATTTTAATCGCGGTTGATAATGAAGAGGTGCTTGAAATAGCTAAAAAATATGGATTTAAAGCGGTCATGACAAGCAAGGATCATCAAAGCGGAACCGACCGTATAAATGAGGCGGTTACAGTTTTAAACCTTAACAAAGACGAAATCATCATAAACGTTCAAGCCGATGAGCCTTTTATAGAGCCTGAAAATATAGCCAAATTTAAAGATTTCTGCGAAAAAAACCTAGAAAAAGCATTTATGTTTTCATGCTACAAAACTATAGACGATAAAAATGCCGACGATAAAAATCTAGTTAAAGTCGTAACCGACAAAGACGGCTTTGCACTGTATTTTTCTCGATCAAGGATTCCTTTTAACAGAAGCGAATGCAACGCTTATAAAGCGCATCTTGGCATCTACGGATACAGCGTAAAAGCGCTTAGTGAATTTTGCGCATTTAAACCCTCTTTCCTTGAGGATACGGAAAAATTAGAGCAACTAAGAGCGCTTGAAAACGGTAAAAAAATAGCCATGCTTGAAGTAAGTAGCCAAAGCATAGGTATTGACTGCGAAGAGGACTTGCAAAGAGCCTTGAACAAATTCTTAAACAAATAG
- the argB gene encoding acetylglutamate kinase — translation MQKHIKTAEIIVSALPYIQKFRDKIFVIKYGGAAQIDEKLKNDFARDVVLLNLVGIKVVIVHGGGKKINSMLEKLDIKSEFVDGLRVTDEATMEVVEMVLSGLINKEITALLNKHGAKAIGISGKDANMLNAVKSHSGKYGFVGDITDVDENIVLNLLKEGFVPVIAPIATDKNANSYNINADLCASAIACKLKAEKIMFLTDTAGILDGEKNLISKLDEASIKELKNSGVISGGMIPKVDAALACVKSGVKNSHIIDGRLPHSILLELFTDDGIGTMIR, via the coding sequence TTGCAAAAACATATCAAAACAGCCGAGATTATCGTATCCGCACTCCCGTATATACAAAAATTTAGAGATAAAATTTTTGTCATCAAATACGGTGGCGCAGCGCAAATAGACGAAAAGCTAAAAAACGACTTTGCGCGCGATGTGGTGCTGTTAAATTTAGTAGGCATAAAAGTCGTGATCGTGCACGGCGGAGGCAAAAAGATAAACTCCATGCTTGAAAAACTTGATATCAAAAGCGAATTTGTAGACGGACTAAGAGTGACCGATGAAGCGACGATGGAAGTAGTCGAGATGGTGTTAAGCGGGCTAATAAACAAAGAGATAACGGCTCTTTTAAACAAGCATGGCGCAAAAGCCATAGGCATAAGCGGAAAAGATGCTAATATGCTAAATGCGGTCAAATCACATAGCGGCAAATACGGCTTTGTGGGCGATATTACCGATGTAGATGAAAATATCGTGCTAAATTTGCTTAAAGAGGGCTTTGTGCCCGTTATCGCGCCTATCGCAACCGATAAAAACGCAAACAGCTACAACATCAACGCCGATCTTTGCGCAAGCGCGATAGCCTGCAAGCTAAAAGCCGAAAAGATAATGTTTTTAACAGATACGGCAGGGATCTTAGACGGAGAAAAAAATCTCATAAGCAAGCTTGATGAAGCAAGCATAAAAGAGCTTAAAAACTCAGGCGTAATAAGCGGAGGCATGATACCAAAAGTAGATGCCGCACTTGCTTGCGTAAAAAGCGGAGTTAAAAACTCACATATCATAGACGGCAGACTGCCCCACTCCATACTTCTTGAGCTATTTACCGATGATGGAATAGGAACAATGATAAGATGA
- a CDS encoding DegT/DnrJ/EryC1/StrS aminotransferase family protein yields the protein MEEITFYKPSIDEKEIELIKEALKDNGASMISRFEAELKKYFGVKHAVTTNNGTAAHHLALCSIDLKRGDKLICSVNSTPSVAQSIRHFDAEPIFVDVNEDDFNMNPNSLRDVLKVNNHKKLKGIFVNHVAGQATDMDEIYDIANEYGIKVFDDAGKGIGLTYKDKKIGSTDDSSLACFSIHSQLTNPIATAGFMVTNDDNIAERAKLLRNHAIINGIDKDGNLSYIYDVVDIGVKYDLTALCAAYAMGQFGKNDKFIKRRQEIAKIYDEQLKDCPHITTPIKKRDHTYVQYIIKVDKNRDSFAKELLENGIHTSLHHIPMHLLSYYKNKYALKVNAYPNALKVYQQVLSLPIYAALKDEEVYKICETIKEIAKHRV from the coding sequence ATGGAGGAAATTACATTTTACAAGCCATCTATCGACGAAAAAGAGATAGAGCTTATAAAAGAAGCCCTTAAGGACAACGGAGCTTCTATGATTAGTAGGTTTGAAGCGGAGCTTAAGAAGTATTTTGGCGTAAAACATGCGGTAACGACAAACAACGGAACGGCAGCACACCATCTTGCGCTTTGCTCTATCGATCTAAAACGCGGAGATAAGCTTATATGTTCGGTAAATTCAACTCCAAGCGTAGCGCAATCAATCAGGCATTTTGACGCCGAGCCGATATTTGTAGATGTAAACGAAGATGATTTTAACATGAATCCAAATTCGCTAAGAGATGTCCTTAAAGTAAATAACCACAAAAAGCTAAAGGGCATATTTGTAAATCACGTAGCGGGTCAAGCTACCGATATGGATGAAATTTACGATATAGCTAACGAATACGGCATAAAGGTATTTGACGACGCAGGCAAAGGCATAGGACTTACCTATAAAGATAAGAAAATAGGCTCTACGGACGACTCCTCACTTGCTTGCTTTAGTATTCATTCTCAGCTTACAAATCCGATCGCAACTGCCGGCTTTATGGTAACAAATGACGATAATATCGCAGAAAGAGCTAAGCTGCTTAGAAATCACGCCATCATAAACGGCATTGATAAAGACGGAAATTTAAGCTATATATACGATGTGGTTGATATCGGCGTTAAATACGATCTTACGGCACTTTGCGCAGCTTATGCGATGGGTCAATTCGGTAAAAACGATAAATTTATCAAAAGACGCCAAGAGATAGCTAAAATTTACGATGAACAGCTAAAAGACTGCCCGCACATCACGACTCCGATTAAAAAACGAGATCATACCTACGTGCAATACATCATAAAAGTCGATAAAAATCGCGATAGCTTTGCTAAAGAGCTACTTGAAAACGGTATTCACACTTCGCTTCATCATATACCGATGCATCTTTTAAGCTATTACAAAAACAAATACGCACTTAAAGTAAATGCTTATCCAAACGCGCTTAAAGTCTATCAGCAAGTGCTTTCATTGCCGATTTATGCGGCTTTAAAAGATGAAGAGGTTTATAAAATTTGCGAAACGATAAAAGAGATAGCTAAACACCGTGTTTAA
- the thrC gene encoding threonine synthase, which produces MKLHQTRANENENLNAVEFSHALLAPSSNYGGLYAPLNLPKLDDEFFAQAKELNYEQIALEIIKKFEFDVKNDVFEKALKRYLKFDKPNEPVQIRKIGENLYINELYHGPTRAFKDMALQPFGVILSELARSKNENYLIMCATSGDTGPATLETFSDAPNIKVVCLYPKDGTSEVQRLQMINASAKNLKVIGIEGNFDDAQRALKTLLASENFKTALKELGVSLSAANSVNFGRILFQIIYHVYAYVYLLKTGVLKAQESFDIIVPSGNFGNALGAYYAKKMGAKIDKIKIVSNANNILTEFFTTGVYDLRGKTLVKTISPAMDILISSNVERLLFDKFGAVRTKELMQNLSQNGLYRLNLDELEELKKDFEADFCSDEECEEIIKEQAIKDVIIDPHTATCFKMSSNLTRPTMITSTAHWVKFAPSMFKACKNEDLKDEKSGLEALAKEFSDIVPESIKSLFSSQAVHTDIAHKDEIEDKILNWIRQ; this is translated from the coding sequence ATGAAACTTCACCAAACAAGAGCCAATGAAAATGAAAATTTAAACGCGGTTGAATTTAGCCACGCGCTTCTTGCGCCTAGTTCAAACTACGGAGGGCTTTATGCTCCGCTTAACCTGCCTAAGCTGGATGATGAATTTTTCGCGCAAGCAAAGGAGTTAAATTACGAGCAAATCGCGCTTGAGATCATTAAAAAATTTGAATTTGACGTTAAAAACGATGTCTTTGAAAAAGCCCTTAAAAGATATCTGAAATTTGACAAGCCAAACGAGCCCGTTCAGATAAGAAAAATCGGCGAAAATTTATACATAAACGAGCTTTATCACGGACCTACTAGAGCTTTTAAGGATATGGCGCTTCAGCCGTTTGGAGTGATTTTAAGCGAGCTAGCAAGATCAAAAAACGAAAACTATCTCATAATGTGCGCCACAAGCGGAGATACGGGTCCTGCTACGCTTGAAACATTTAGCGATGCTCCAAATATAAAAGTAGTCTGCCTCTACCCAAAAGACGGCACAAGCGAAGTTCAGCGCCTTCAAATGATAAACGCAAGCGCTAAAAATTTAAAAGTTATCGGCATAGAAGGCAACTTCGACGATGCACAAAGAGCGCTTAAAACGCTTTTGGCTAGCGAGAATTTCAAAACAGCCCTAAAAGAACTTGGAGTATCTCTAAGCGCTGCAAATTCGGTAAATTTCGGGCGAATTTTATTTCAGATCATATATCACGTCTATGCTTATGTATATCTTTTAAAAACAGGTGTTTTAAAAGCGCAAGAGAGTTTTGATATCATCGTACCAAGCGGAAATTTCGGCAATGCGCTTGGAGCATACTACGCTAAAAAAATGGGTGCAAAAATAGACAAAATCAAAATCGTCTCAAACGCAAATAATATCTTAACCGAATTTTTTACCACCGGCGTTTATGATCTTAGAGGCAAAACCCTTGTAAAAACCATAAGTCCGGCTATGGATATATTGATCTCATCAAACGTAGAGAGATTGCTTTTTGATAAATTTGGAGCAGTTAGAACAAAAGAGCTTATGCAAAATTTATCTCAAAACGGTCTTTACAGACTAAATTTAGATGAACTAGAAGAGCTTAAAAAAGATTTTGAAGCTGATTTTTGTAGTGATGAAGAGTGCGAAGAGATAATTAAAGAGCAAGCAATCAAAGACGTCATAATCGATCCTCACACGGCCACTTGCTTTAAGATGAGTTCAAATTTGACCCGTCCAACCATGATCACCTCTACCGCTCATTGGGTTAAATTTGCGCCAAGTATGTTTAAGGCGTGCAAAAATGAAGATCTAAAAGATGAAAAATCAGGACTTGAAGCCTTAGCAAAAGAATTTAGCGATATCGTTCCTGAGTCTATAAAGTCGCTATTTAGCTCACAAGCCGTTCATACCGACATAGCGCACAAAGATGAGATAGAAGATAAAATTCTAAACTGGATAAGGCAATGA
- the cutA gene encoding divalent cation tolerance protein CutA: MKFVITSCDKKGAKKLSKKLIKRKFAACVSVIKAKSTYVWEREICSEKERILLIKTAKKFKKISKFIKSNHSYELPEIAIIKADGVLKKYAKWVRKSTKGKK, from the coding sequence ATGAAATTTGTGATAACTTCCTGTGATAAAAAAGGCGCAAAAAAACTTTCAAAAAAACTCATAAAGCGTAAATTCGCAGCTTGTGTAAGCGTGATAAAGGCCAAAAGCACCTATGTATGGGAAAGGGAAATTTGCTCTGAAAAAGAGAGAATTTTGCTCATAAAAACAGCTAAAAAATTTAAAAAAATAAGCAAATTTATAAAATCCAACCACAGCTACGAGCTTCCTGAAATCGCAATTATAAAAGCTGACGGTGTGCTTAAAAAATACGCAAAATGGGTTAGAAAATCGACAAAAGGCAAAAAATGA
- a CDS encoding nitrous oxide-stimulated promoter family protein: protein MTQEKFIEQVSTMAKFLSINCKDNHPSAFKNEINLNLAYKGENLNFNVSTSLCKECEELFYYAHERLSQCPHEIKPSCRKCPHPCYEKSRWKQMAKIMRYSGMKLGLTKIKKIFGLSSNH, encoded by the coding sequence ATGACGCAAGAAAAATTTATAGAACAAGTTAGCACAATGGCAAAGTTTTTAAGCATAAATTGCAAGGATAATCATCCAAGCGCTTTTAAAAACGAAATAAATTTAAATCTTGCATACAAAGGCGAAAATCTCAACTTTAATGTTTCTACATCACTTTGCAAAGAGTGCGAAGAGTTGTTTTACTATGCTCACGAACGCCTTAGCCAGTGTCCGCACGAAATAAAGCCAAGCTGCAGAAAGTGTCCGCATCCTTGCTACGAAAAAAGCAGATGGAAACAGATGGCAAAGATAATGAGATATAGCGGCATGAAGCTTGGACTTACTAAAATTAAAAAGATATTTGGATTATCAAGTAACCACTAG
- the dsbD gene encoding protein-disulfide reductase DsbD has protein sequence MFKKAIFSIFLLIVSAFGDPLSVAEAFGLSAKTDSQNVEFRFDLAKDIYVYKDTLKVISKGKTLNDQLNLPNFINDGSFDVYPEKFSLFVPISLLKEINQSDSFNITLEYQGCAKNGICYQPQVNNYNVSSGLSGYKIALIPKDGDTTVASSLPGESDLSEQDSIAKNLSDKGFVLSLITFFGYGILLSLTPCIFPMIPILSSIIVSKSGDKLNAKRGFWLSFIYVFAMALAYAVAGIVASIFGAGLSGMLQTPAVLIGFSLVFVALALSMFGLYELQMPLKIQNLLNKKAENKDGIIGIFIMGFLSALIASPCVAAPLAGVLLYIAQSGNVLFGGSALFIMGLGMGVPLLIIGASSGKLLPRPGIWMDNIKRLFGFIMIFMAIWLSARVLGSKIEFLLYGITGVFMSVYFGAFDSTNENSSSGKKALKSVSLILFIYAFILIIGSFTGAKSLANPLANFGTSGAINNKEAKFISVSNVNELENAIKSSSKPVMIDFYATWCVSCNELDEITFKEQAVLSRLENLTLIRVDVTKGSKEDNELMNKFGLIGPPALIFYKGEEELKSARVIGFYPPEKFLAHLDKFNL, from the coding sequence ACACATTAAAAGTAATCAGCAAAGGCAAGACACTAAACGATCAGCTAAATTTGCCAAATTTTATAAACGACGGCAGTTTTGACGTATATCCTGAAAAATTTAGCTTATTTGTGCCTATAAGTTTGCTTAAAGAGATAAATCAAAGCGACAGCTTTAATATCACGCTTGAGTATCAAGGTTGCGCCAAAAACGGCATTTGTTACCAACCGCAAGTAAATAATTACAACGTATCAAGCGGCTTAAGCGGATACAAAATAGCGTTAATTCCAAAAGATGGCGATACGACCGTAGCCTCTAGCCTGCCTGGCGAAAGCGACTTATCCGAGCAAGACAGCATCGCTAAAAATTTAAGCGACAAAGGGTTTGTTTTATCGCTTATTACCTTTTTTGGATATGGAATTTTACTTTCGCTTACCCCTTGTATATTTCCTATGATACCGATACTTTCAAGCATTATCGTATCCAAATCAGGAGACAAACTAAACGCTAAACGCGGATTTTGGCTTTCATTTATCTATGTCTTTGCCATGGCTTTAGCCTACGCGGTAGCGGGTATAGTAGCAAGTATCTTTGGTGCGGGACTTAGCGGCATGCTACAAACTCCTGCGGTGCTTATCGGCTTTAGCTTGGTCTTTGTTGCACTTGCTCTATCGATGTTTGGACTTTACGAGCTTCAAATGCCTTTAAAAATCCAAAATTTACTCAACAAAAAAGCCGAAAATAAAGACGGAATTATAGGAATTTTCATCATGGGATTTTTATCCGCTCTCATTGCAAGTCCATGCGTCGCAGCACCTCTTGCGGGCGTGCTTCTTTATATAGCGCAAAGCGGAAATGTGCTCTTTGGCGGATCGGCTCTATTTATCATGGGGCTTGGCATGGGTGTACCGCTTCTAATCATCGGTGCAAGCTCGGGCAAACTGCTTCCAAGACCGGGAATTTGGATGGATAACATTAAAAGACTCTTTGGCTTTATCATGATATTTATGGCTATATGGCTTAGCGCGCGAGTACTTGGCTCTAAGATAGAATTCTTACTTTACGGGATCACAGGAGTATTTATGAGCGTATATTTTGGAGCTTTTGACAGCACAAATGAAAACAGCAGCTCCGGTAAAAAGGCTCTTAAATCGGTATCTCTAATCCTATTTATATACGCATTCATACTTATCATAGGCTCTTTTACGGGAGCGAAGTCGCTTGCAAATCCCCTTGCAAATTTCGGCACATCGGGAGCTATAAATAACAAAGAGGCAAAATTTATCAGCGTATCAAACGTAAATGAGCTTGAAAATGCGATAAAAAGCTCAAGCAAGCCGGTTATGATTGATTTTTACGCTACTTGGTGCGTAAGCTGCAACGAACTTGACGAGATAACATTTAAGGAGCAAGCGGTATTAAGCAGGCTTGAAAATTTAACTTTAATACGAGTAGATGTTACTAAAGGAAGCAAAGAAGACAACGAACTCATGAATAAATTCGGGCTTATAGGTCCGCCTGCGCTGATATTTTACAAAGGCGAGGAGGAGCTAAAAAGTGCAAGAGTTATAGGTTTTTATCCGCCTGAGAAATTTTTGGCCCACTTGGATAAATTTAATCTTTAG
- a CDS encoding NAD+ synthase: MKDYNQISSKLQIFLSDYLAKSGAENFVIGISGGIDSAVVATLCKMVKPKNTYALIMPTKFSNEDNLKDALTLCKKLDIGHKIINIQPILDSFSGSIGEKLSNLRSGNLAARVRMSLLYDYSASINALVVGTTNKSELMLGYSTIHGDLACALNPIGELFKTEIFEFARFLGVDEGIITKPPSADFYEGQTDEGDMGYEYEKIDKVLIDIEKKESKKKLLGKFDNALVNMILTRISKNKFKLSMPPIAKIN, from the coding sequence ATGAAAGATTATAATCAGATCAGCTCTAAGTTACAAATTTTCTTATCTGACTACCTTGCAAAAAGCGGAGCGGAGAATTTTGTCATCGGTATTAGCGGAGGTATCGATTCAGCAGTTGTAGCAACGCTTTGTAAGATGGTTAAGCCTAAAAATACTTACGCTCTTATAATGCCTACTAAATTTTCAAACGAAGATAATTTAAAAGACGCCCTAACGCTTTGCAAAAAGCTTGACATCGGCCATAAGATCATAAATATCCAGCCCATTTTAGATAGCTTTAGCGGTAGCATAGGCGAAAAACTATCGAATTTAAGAAGCGGAAATTTAGCCGCCAGGGTTAGAATGAGCTTGCTTTATGACTATTCGGCAAGCATAAACGCTTTGGTAGTAGGCACAACAAACAAAAGCGAACTAATGCTTGGATATAGCACTATCCATGGAGATTTGGCATGTGCTTTAAACCCTATCGGAGAACTTTTTAAAACCGAAATTTTTGAATTTGCGAGATTTTTAGGAGTAGATGAAGGTATCATCACAAAACCGCCTTCGGCAGACTTTTATGAGGGTCAAACGGACGAAGGAGATATGGGATATGAATACGAAAAAATCGATAAGGTTTTAATAGATATAGAAAAAAAAGAGAGCAAAAAAAAGCTGTTAGGCAAATTTGACAACGCGCTTGTAAATATGATACTTACAAGAATATCAAAAAACAAATTTAAGCTTAGCATGCCACCGATTGCCAAGATAAACTAA
- a CDS encoding MBL fold metallo-hydrolase yields MKVLFKSCGSYQTNCYIVSKNGFELIIDPGENAFKFVTENVKNPIAILNTHGHSDHIFSNVSLKNLFNIDVYIHKDDNFMLQRDIFGEGYETMSDAVTVGGVKFEDVSFKIGEFDISYLHFPGHTPGCSMVRVDDVIFSGDFLFYRSIGRYDFPYSNENDMKKSLEKCLGMSGDFELFPGHGGATTLKNEQSNLPLWLRSMR; encoded by the coding sequence ATGAAAGTGTTATTTAAATCTTGCGGCTCATACCAGACAAATTGCTATATAGTTTCTAAAAACGGCTTTGAGCTCATCATTGACCCTGGCGAAAACGCCTTTAAATTTGTAACCGAAAATGTAAAAAATCCTATCGCCATACTTAATACTCACGGACATTCAGATCATATTTTTTCAAACGTTAGCTTAAAAAATTTATTTAATATTGACGTGTATATTCATAAGGACGATAATTTCATGCTTCAAAGAGATATTTTCGGTGAAGGATACGAGACTATGAGCGATGCCGTAACGGTAGGCGGCGTTAAATTTGAAGACGTGAGCTTTAAAATCGGAGAATTTGATATATCTTATCTGCATTTTCCGGGCCATACTCCCGGATGTTCGATGGTAAGAGTTGATGACGTGATATTTAGCGGGGATTTTTTATTTTATCGCTCGATAGGGCGTTATGATTTTCCCTATTCAAATGAAAACGATATGAAAAAAAGCCTTGAGAAATGTCTTGGCATGAGCGGTGACTTTGAGCTTTTTCCTGGGCATGGCGGAGCTACTACTTTAAAAAATGAGCAATCCAATTTGCCTCTTTGGCTTAGAAGTATGAGATAA